A region of the Desulfovibrio inopinatus DSM 10711 genome:
AACGCAATCCCATCGGCTACACATTGCTCCGCTGCCGATTCATAGCCGAGCTTCTTCATATACAGCTCAAACTGCCTGCACAGAACAGGATCATCATCAACAATGAGAATTCGGGCCATTCAACAACTCCATATGAATGAAAGAGAGTATGCGAGGACGAAAAGCAACATGCTTAGTTTGTATGAAAAAGCACTTTGCGTGTATAATAAAATTGGAAACTGTGCAAAAAAAAACAACACAATACTTTTCTCTCCCGTTCAACTTTCACAAAAGCCTCTTGATTCTCGATCATAACATAATCCATCCAATTGGCATGAATAATGAATATTAAGTATATCTAATGACAACAACGAGGGATCATATGACTGAAGCCTGCACTGCTCAAAAACAAATGAAGCAAATGGAACAACTTGACTCCATGGATCCTTCCAATGCCTTGAGACTTCCCGTTGGCGTCAGCGTCAACCTCGAACTCATGAGTACAGGGAAGAGAATATGGGGAGAAATTGTTGGTCGTAAGGATGGCCGATTCATATTGGTCATGCCACGGCTCACGCCTGGAGATAAAAACTTGGCGAGCGAGTCGATGATTGCTGTGCGCTACATGGGAAAAGAAGGTCAACTCTGCGGATTTCGCACAACTGTCCTTCGATTCATGCACACCCCCTGCCCGTTACTTTTTCTCTATTATCCAGATCAATACGAAACAATCGATCTTCGAAAAAACAAACGGTTTGATTGCTTTGTTCCAGCCACAGTTTTCGTCAATGGAAACAATTATGGTTCCGTTATTATAAATATTTCACGATGCGGCTCAAAAGTTGTATTACAAAAAAACAATGAGACCCCCAATCTACGTGATATTTGCGTCGATTGCGAAGTCTTCATTTCATTCAAATCTATAACAAGCCCAGATGATATGTACATTAAAAGCATTGTTCGCAATGTAAAACGCAAGCAAGAGAACATCATCATTGGCTTAGAATTCAAAGAATTCATTGGCAATACCTTGCAAAATCTCGACAAATTTCTACTCAAATGCAAAACCATCTGCGAGCTTCAGTAACTCATGAAGTCTTCTCATCCCCCACACACGACGCTTTACAAGCCTGTCTTTGTTGCCAGACAAGCAATTTATCAGGAAGATCAAAAGCTGTGGGGGCACGAGCTACTTTTCCGATCAGGAAACGCCAATAGTATGTCGCCTGACAATGATCCTGAGATGGCAACAGCGTCCGTCATCACCGACGGCTTGGCGATTTCGGAGGTACGCCGCGATCCGGATCACAAAGTGCTCATCAACTTCCCTCCCCGTCTCTTACTCCAGGACGGAGCATTCGCTCTACCCAAAGATACATGCATTATTGAAATTCTGGAAACAATTCAGCCAGAACCGGAGACGATCAACGCCATACGACGACTCAAAGAAGCGGGATATACACTGGCTTTAGACGATTTTACGGGGAATCCAGCCTTTGACGTACTCATTGATATCGTTGACATTGTCAAGGTAGATGTCCTTGAACTCTCCCCTACTCAAATCATCTGCATCGGCCAAAAATATGCCGGACGGAGTAAATTGCTTGCCGAAAAAGTCGAAACCGATTTGGTGCACTCCTTGACGCGTTCGCTTGGGTTTACCTTATTCCAGGGGTTTTACTTCTCAAAACCCATCATGGAAACTGGCCGTACGATTCCAACAGGCAGCATCATGCATTTACGGCTCATTAATGAACTCAATGCTCCAGACTGCGATCTGAACAGCCTCTCCAGACTCATTTCTCAAGACCCAGGCCTCAGCTACAGACTTCTCAAATACATCAATTCCGCAGCGTATACGTTCAATGCCCGGGTAGAATCTATTAGCGCAGCCGTTATCTTAATGGGCTGTGAGCCTTTGCGCCATTGGCTCATGGTCGTCGGCCTGACCAACCTGATCAGTCACGATAAAGCGCAAGATGTGCTGTCTTGTTCGGTTATCCGGGGCCGATTCCTTGAGCTGGCCTGTGAAGCCGGCCTTATAGGTTCGACAAAGCCTGGTTCCATGTTCATGTTGGGATTGTTCTCATCACTCGATGTCATCTTGAATCAGTCGATGGAGCATATTGTTCCGCATCTCGCGCTAAACGAGACCATAGAAAAGGCTTTGTGCGGTCAGAGAAATCAAGCGAGAAACTGGCTTGATCTCACTTTAGCCATCGAAACAGGGGACTGGGCAACAGTCACCGCGACTTTGCGCGGAAGCAAGATCAAAGAAAATCAACTCGCATCACTCCATGCGAGAGCGACAATATGGGCTCGAGAAATCCTTGTTTCTTCGTGATTGTCGCATAATCAGCGGTGTTGCAAAAGCCATCACTTGACGAAATAAACCGCTGCTCAATACAATCTTTAAACAAAGATCAACGGAGTTGAGTTGGCGTGAATATGACTATCTTATAAGACAAAGGTATCCATCTCATACGGTACCAATCACATCGAGAGAAAATTGTATGAATCAACTCTATCAACGTTTCTTTTTCTGCTTATTCGCGTTCTTCCTCCTCTCTTCCAGCTCTGCAGCACAGGGAAAAGAACTTCTTATCGTGGCAACGGATTATCCGCCGTACGAGTTTGCAGTCCCGCAAAACGGGGAACGCGGTTTTGATGTCGAAGTCGTGGAAGAAGCGTTTAAGCGAGCTGGTATTTCCGTGCGCTTTGAGTTTTACCCTTGGTCCCGAGCGCTACAAATGGTCGAGGATGGAACAGCAGCAGGAGCATTAACCTGTGCGAAAAATCCCGAGAGAGAAAAAATCTATTTCTTTTCCGATCCAATAAGCCGTATGACTGATGTTTTTGTCGTCCGAAAGGACCACAAGTTCCCCCCACTTTCCAATATGAACGACATCAAAAAATATGGGCTCTACCCTGGAACAATGCGAGGAAATTACACAGAAAAACGTTACAAACAGTTGGGTATTCCATATGACCTCTCGCCTTCAGAAGTTATTGCATTGCGAAAACTCGCTGACAATCGCATTGACGTTATCGCGACCATAGAAGAAAATACCCTCTACAACGCAAAACAACTTGGAATACAAGATAAAATCAAAACATACAAATCGGAAGACGTTGAAACAAGCCTCTTTCATGTTATTTTCAGCAA
Encoded here:
- a CDS encoding PilZ domain-containing protein, encoding MTEACTAQKQMKQMEQLDSMDPSNALRLPVGVSVNLELMSTGKRIWGEIVGRKDGRFILVMPRLTPGDKNLASESMIAVRYMGKEGQLCGFRTTVLRFMHTPCPLLFLYYPDQYETIDLRKNKRFDCFVPATVFVNGNNYGSVIINISRCGSKVVLQKNNETPNLRDICVDCEVFISFKSITSPDDMYIKSIVRNVKRKQENIIIGLEFKEFIGNTLQNLDKFLLKCKTICELQ
- a CDS encoding EAL and HDOD domain-containing protein, with the translated sequence MSPDNDPEMATASVITDGLAISEVRRDPDHKVLINFPPRLLLQDGAFALPKDTCIIEILETIQPEPETINAIRRLKEAGYTLALDDFTGNPAFDVLIDIVDIVKVDVLELSPTQIICIGQKYAGRSKLLAEKVETDLVHSLTRSLGFTLFQGFYFSKPIMETGRTIPTGSIMHLRLINELNAPDCDLNSLSRLISQDPGLSYRLLKYINSAAYTFNARVESISAAVILMGCEPLRHWLMVVGLTNLISHDKAQDVLSCSVIRGRFLELACEAGLIGSTKPGSMFMLGLFSSLDVILNQSMEHIVPHLALNETIEKALCGQRNQARNWLDLTLAIETGDWATVTATLRGSKIKENQLASLHARATIWAREILVSS
- a CDS encoding substrate-binding periplasmic protein; the protein is MNQLYQRFFFCLFAFFLLSSSSAAQGKELLIVATDYPPYEFAVPQNGERGFDVEVVEEAFKRAGISVRFEFYPWSRALQMVEDGTAAGALTCAKNPEREKIYFFSDPISRMTDVFVVRKDHKFPPLSNMNDIKKYGLYPGTMRGNYTEKRYKQLGIPYDLSPSEVIALRKLADNRIDVIATIEENTLYNAKQLGIQDKIKTYKSEDVETSLFHVIFSKKWAGMKRIVHIFNENLSAMRQDGTYEKIHQKYK